Proteins encoded within one genomic window of Stigmatopora argus isolate UIUO_Sarg chromosome 21, RoL_Sarg_1.0, whole genome shotgun sequence:
- the zbtb22a gene encoding zinc finger and BTB domain-containing protein 22: MEEDVTMDPSSVPPALTVQVCFPSARAAVLDNLNRQREEGRLCDLSIHVQGKVFKAHRCVLAASSPYFHDQVLLKNVTMVSLPSVMDPVAFESVLSSAYTGQLSIVHDDIVNYVTVASFLQMWHIVDKCTEILKRPRPAAEATQPDTSALQARRQSPSSTDCLYLDREGRRKDVKPDALPPLATWRRPQQLSRWGSSRPTLLQQSADSRVDSLSYAEGDEACYEDACRGKSGHFAQAGPSWETFKQKARCLHEKNLGREGGETLRKKERRELEADEGVGEEAAGKKEGFTQTGDSRADLSANEDSGRAAPRLSLADVRDKSQPSAVPPWPIAESLLGEPSAILTRGLWQASAWSATESRAHQVEVLAKAEPALRCPDAETYDEMGEVPQRPPLPTSPDFATSQSGWPSPDVAPDASPLAVSARHVPLPPCSPPTPSSSSSHAAAGGASSAGKVHLCHCGKAFTLKSMRDRHVKMQHLNLRPFACPFCNKSFKMKHHLTKHLKTHGALRPHECGVCGKLIIWRDSFLRHQARCQRSASSAAPREDAHAYRLDGVDAFLSVGGRVKVEEVDFQGEMEDGVSAVSGLLGSVAGMTEDLPTQPLEAGAHVYKEEAGGNFSERP, translated from the exons GAAGACGTCACCATGGACCCGAGCTCCGTTCCGCCTGCCTTGACAGTGCAGGTGTGTTTCCCATCTGCGCGCGCGGCCGTTCTGGACAATCTGAATCGGCAACGAGAGGAGGGCAGGTTGTGCGATCTCTCCATTCACGTGCAAGGAAAAGTTTTCAAGGCCCACCGTTGCGTGCTCGCCGCATCGTCGCCGTACTTTCACGACCAG GTATTGCTGAAAAACGTGACCATGGTCTCCCTCCCATCCGTCATGGACCCGGTGGCCTTTGAGAGCGTGCTGAGTTCGGCGTACACGGGCCAGCTGAGCATCGTTCACGACGACATCGTCAATTACGTGACGGTGGCGAGCTTCCTGCAGATGTGGCACATAGTGGACAAATGTACCGAGATTTTGAAGAGACCCCGGCCCGCCGCGGAGGCGACGCAACCCGACACCTCCGCGCTTCAGGCCAGGCGGCAGTCGCCGAGCAGCACCGACTGCTTGTACTTGGACAGAGAGGGGAGGAGAAAGGACGTCAAACCTGACGCGCTCCCTCCCTTGGCGACCTGGAGGCGCCCGCAGCAGTTGTCAAGATGGGGGAGTTCGCGGCCCACCTTATTGCAACAGTCGGCCGACTCACGAGTCGACTCCCTCTCGTACGCAGAGGGCGACGAGGCCTGCTACGAAGACGCGTGCCGCGGCAAAAGCGGACATTTCGCTCAAGCTGGCCCCAGTTGGGAGACGTTCAAGCAGAAGGCCAGGTGTCTGCACGAGAAGAACTTGGGCCGCGAGGGTGGTGAAACTCTGCGGAAGAAGGAGAGGAGGGAGCTGGAAGCCGACGAAGGTGTCGGAGAAGAGGCGGCGGGGAAGAAGGAAGGCTTTACGCAAACGG GGGACTCGCGGGCCGATTTATCGGCCAATGAAGACTCTGGACGAGCCGCGCCGAGGCTGAGTCTGGCGGACGTCCGAGACAAATCGCAGCCGTCCGCCGTCCCTCCCTGGCCCATAGCGGAAAGCCTTTTGGGAGAGCCTTCCGCCATTTTAACCCGAGGTCTGTGGCAAGCGAGCGCCTGGTCGGCGACAGAGTCCAGAGCGCACCAAGTGGAGGTGCTCGCTAAAGCCGAACCGGCGCTCCGTTGTCCCGACGCGGAAACGTATGACGAAATGGGAGAAGTTCCCCAAAGGCCCCCGCTGCCGACGTCGCCCGACTTCGCCACCTCGCAGAGCGGCTGGCCGTCCCCCGACGTGGCGCCCGACGCCTCGCCCCTCGCCGTTTCCGCCCGCCACGTCCCCCTTCCTCCCTGTTCCCCCCCGACgccgtcgtcctcctcctcccacgCCGCGGCGGGCGGCGCCAGCTCGGCGGGCAAAGTCCACTTGTGCCACTGCGGCAAGGCCTTCACGCTGAAGAGCATGCGCGACCGTCACGTGAAAATGCAGCACCTCAACCTGCGCCCCTTCGCTTGCCCCTTTTGCAACAAGTCCTTCAAGATGAAGCACCACCTCACCAAGCACCTGAAAACCCACGGCGCCCTCCGGCCGCACGAGTGCGGCGTCTGCGGCAAGTTAATCATCTGGCGGGATAGCTTCCTCCGCCATCAAGCCAGGTGCCAGAGGTCGGCGTCCTCCGCCGCCCCGCGGGAGGACGCGCACGCGTACCGCTTGGACGGCGTGGACGCGTTCCTCTCCGTGGGCGGCCGAGTGAAAGTGGAAGAGGTGGACTTTCAGGGAGAAATGGAGGACGGAGTGAGCGCTGTGAGCGGCTTGCTCGGAAGCGTGGCGGGGATGACTGAGGACCTTCCGACTCAACCTTTAGAAGCCGGCGCTCACGTTTACAAAGAGGAAGCCGGAGGAAACTTTAGCGAGAGGCCATAG
- the LOC144067029 gene encoding sodium channel regulatory subunit beta-1-like, whose translation MPGMQILVFLVSCALLAHRGDGACAEPDSDTEAVVGHGFKLGCISCKRRSEVKATATVEWYFKPKGDVDFVQIYSYSEMGPTIENEHFMDRLDWNGSKRSNDIQDASIYILNVTLNDSGTYRCFFNRILAYDSYEYTTVVSKVVYLTVVEKATRGTASIVSEVMMYVSIIGLQVWLLIEMIYCYRKISAAGEEALREAANAEYLAIASESKDNCAGGQVGE comes from the exons ATGCCTGGGATGCAAATACTCGTCTTTTTAGTCTCCTGCGCATTGCTGG CGCACCGGGGCGACGGAGCGTGCGCGGAACCGGACTCGGACACCGAGGCGGTGGTGGGTCATGGCTTCAAACTGGGCTGCATCTCGTGCAAGAGGAGAAGCGAGGTCAAAGCCACCGCCACCGTGGAGTGGTACTTCAAGCCTAAAGGGGACGTGGATTTTGTGCAG ATCTACTCCTACAGCGAAATGGGCCCCACGATCGAAAACGAGCACTTTATGGATCGTCTGGACTGGAACGGGAGCAAGAGAAGCAACGACATCCAAGACGCGTCCATCTACATTCTCAACGTCACCTTAAACGACTCGGGCACGTACCGATGCTTTTTCAACCGCATCCTCGCCTACGACAGCTACGAGTACACCACTGTGGTCAGTAAGGTGGTCTACCTGACCGTGGTGGAAAAGG CTACCCGAGGTACGGCGTCCATCGTGTCGGAAGTCATGATGTACGTGTCCATCATCGGCCTGCAGGTGTGGCTCCTCATCGAGATGATATATTGCTACCGGAAAATATCGGCGGCCGGCGAGGAAGCTTTAAGAGAAGCCGc GAATGCAGAATATTTAGCGATCGCCTCTGAAAGTAAAGACAACTGTGCAGGTGGGCAAGTAGGAGAATGA